In Odocoileus virginianus isolate 20LAN1187 ecotype Illinois chromosome 12, Ovbor_1.2, whole genome shotgun sequence, the DNA window CACCTTTTCAGGCCTCACTCTGTCTCCGAAGCCCTGGATCCCCGTTCTGGAGCGTGTCCGGGATCGCGTTTCTCTGGTGACTGGACAGACCTTCAACTTTGTGCTCATCAACAGGTGACACTCTGTCTTTACctacccaccccctccccccaggagCATGGACtggattttataaattttctgtcTCTTCCAAAAGGAAGAATTTAGGATTCCACtgtattttactcatttataCTAGGTGGGGGACCTAGTAGTGAACAGCACAAGCATTTCATCTTCATGGTGCGCTCAACCTCAGGGGCGGGGGGAGCTTCcgggtggctcggtggtaaagaagccacctgccaatgcaggagatgtgggttcgatccctgggctgggacgatcccctgcaggagagcatagcaacccactccagtattcttacctggagaatcccgtggactgaggaggTCATGGGGTCCATGACATCATGGACTGTGGGAttacagagtcagatgtgactgagcacacatgcgtgCACCTTGCGGGGGAGGGAGAGGCTGAGAACTGATGAACAGGTGAACAGGATACCTTCAGTCGTTGATAAATGTCTTGTAGAAAATTAAACAGGCTGATCTAAGAACATCTGGGAGGAAGGAGTCTGGGTTTCTCAACAGCACTCGATGCTTTGAGTCAGATAATCCTCTTCCTGGGGCTGACCTCTGCGGTGTTAGATGTTGGGCAGCATCCCTGACCTCCACCAACCGGATGCCGGGAGCTCCCTGTGGATGAGAAATGGTTGCCGGCCGTATCAGCACACAGAGGATGCAGGGCCGCTGCAGCCGCCCCCagcagtgagccctgagggaacatGGGATGGAGACACACCTGTTGGCAGGCCCGCGGCCACTGCAGCTGCCTCCGACGGTGCACCATTCGGGCTGGGAaagaacaggatactggccccagattgcTGAGGTGCATGTCAAAGggatgatttcaatgagcccagattcttgcatcttcccatacatagaaaatactgaactggttttctttaattaacaataattttttgaTGTTCCGACTACCCGGTTTTTGTTGCAAAACCCCTCTGTATCCTGGCTCCTGCCTTATCTCTTTGGGGCAGTCCCTCAGAGCTGAGAGACCGCCTCCAGGACTTAAGTCTTCAGTTCTGTCTGCAGAATGAAACACAGttttcaacttttaggttgtacatttttttcaagGGTCCCTTTGGAGCAAAGGAATGTCTCCAGACATCACTTGAGTGCCCCTGGGGTGGGCAGAATTGCCCTGGTTGAGAACTTGGGGTTTAGGGGAAGATGGTTAGAGGAGGGGTCATGGAGGGGTGACCTTTGAGCTGATAACTGAATCAAGGGAACATGAGCCCCACAGGCCTCTGCAGGGAGAGCAGAGGGAGTTTGGAGTGTCTGTGGAGTGGAAATCCCACTGGTGGTGCCCGAAAACAGTGTATGAGGGAAAGAGGGGTGTGGGGTGAGCTCAACtcagaggtgggcaggggccaggcgAGGAATGCAGATTTTATTCTAAGTTATAGAGAGAAGGCATCTTACATGATGAAGATTTACAAATATGAATCAGGGGGACTGTAAGACGCGTGTTTGGCCTCTATccatgtgtgtgtggtttttgtttgtttttggccatgtgacttatgggatcttagttccccaaccagggaccaaacctgggccgTGCAGTGCaagtgtggaatcctaaccactggaccaccagggaatgccctATCGGTGGGCTGTTCAAAGAGGGCTGAGAACAAGGTGAAAGGCTTGCTTCAGCCCTTCAGCCCCTGTAAGAGCCTGGGTCTGCGGCACCATTTCCTGGCTGGCGCACGGGGACTCTGGGTGTGGGTGGCGTGTTTCCAGAGAGGACTGTTCCATGAACTCTGCTCGTTTTCTCACTGCAGGTACAAAGACGGCCAGGACCACATTGGTGAGCACAGGGATGACGAGAGAGAACTGGCTCCCGGGAGCCCCATCGCCTCTGTCTCCTTTGGGGCCTGCAGAGATTTCTTCTTCCGGCATAAGGATTCCCGGGGGAAGCACCCGTCCCGGAGGCTGGCAGTGGTCAGGCTCCAGCTGGCCCACGGCAGCCTACTCATGATGAACCACCCAACCAACACTCACTGGTACCACAGTCTCCCAGTCCGAAAGAAGGTTCTGGCTCCCCGGGTCAATCTGACATTTCGGAAAATCCTGCCTACTACAAAGTGAAGAACATTGTTAATGGTGAGTGCTTCTGTCGGCTCCTTCGCTCTCCACCCCTAGAGGGAGCTTTTTCTTTTACCGACAGGGAACAGAGAACAGGTTTCACCCAAGCGCAGAGCTTCTTACGGGTACAACGCAGAACTCAAGAGAAAGAGGACATTTGTATCAGACTGGTGAATTGTGAAAGAATACCAGCTGATGTTTTTTTCCTAACAAAATGATTCCTTTATTGCTATAATACAGCAGATACAAAAGGTACCTTTAGCAAGTACATAAATCAGCAGTTTTTATGGCATAAACTATGAGTTTGACTCGGGTCTCTGCAAAAAAAGAAGTGACTGTAAATAACTGAATGCTAGAAATAAGATTATTTGGCCACTAACTAATGCCTAATAATTTACAATGTGAGGAAGCTGCCCTTAAGTCAGGGATAGAGAATGTGCCTGGAGATCATTCACATTTATAGCCGTAGCCATGGCTCAGTCCCTGGCCTCTGACCAAAGGTCTACTTACAACCAAACGTTTAAGGAGGCACTGTTCACACCTGGCACCTCTCTTTGATGGCAGATTTCAGAGTATGCGGCGGCAGAAGGGCAGGTGCACAAAGCTACAGCTTGGGCAGGCAGGTGAAGGCCACGCGACCTGGGCACATGTTGCCCCAGACTCGGGTACCATGGGGATACCCCTTTCACCATCAGAGCCAGGTCTGCGACGAAGTTGGGAAGGGACATCTGCCAAGAGCAGAGCAGAAGCTTCACGCTGTTCCTTTCTTCCTGATGCTCACGGTCTGGAGAAACTTCACAGTCTGTTTCTGTCCATAGCAAGACTTCCCAGTCCTCAGGACGCACACACACCTGGCCTGGGGACCGCCCGGGCCTCCGATAGGTTCACTTGACACCAAGGTCTTGTCTGGGGGTGTCGCCAGCCCGCCCACCTGGGGAAACACGGTCCTCAGCCTAACCTCAGGTGACCTGGATGCACCTGATTCCAAATCTTACCTCTGAGGAGTCAGTCTGGATTTggtatcctttcttttttaaataaaaaaatctagCGAAAACATAGATACCTCTGTGTCCTCGAAATTCCTTTGGCCCTGGGCTGCCTTCATGAGACTTACCTGAGGATGGGGGAGGATGATCAGATGGGGCCTTCTGTATGAAGTACTGGAAACCAACACGTGTAGAATATGGATCTAAGACAGGATAATGGGACCAGGTGTCAGCTGCCGTTGTATGtttcaaaagttttcttaaacttctttcttccttttctgtgggACAGGCTGGACTTTGAATGCCGTGGAATCAAACTCtgcactttacagatgaggaaaccgaggcgtGGAGAGGTGGCGGCCCTGAGTGAGGTCCATGCCCTTCCTTCTGAATCCAGCTCTCGCGCAGAGGCTGGgattgtctgtctgtctgtctgtcatgGCCCCCAGCTCCACCTGTAAACCTCAGGAGCTCCACGTGGGCAATAAATAAATAGGTGCGAGCAGTGGTCCACGGTGGGTCCTGGCATGAGAAAGGGCTTTCTACGGAGCAGGGTGGTCGTGGGTGCAGCGCAGAGGCTGCCAGGTCCTGGCTGTCCGGCGGTTACATGACAAGCGGTGGCCACGCCCCTCAGAGTCCAGGGCGCGCAGGACGACAGCAGTGAGGAAGCTGGTCACTTGTCACTGATGAAGTAGAGGAAGAATGCCCCTGAGAGGCAGGTTTGGCAGGTGAGCTTCCACTACATACAAAGACTCTGAGAGGTCAGAAAAGACATACAAAAGGGGAAGGCGGGTGTGCGCCACGTGTCTTCTGAATTGTCCCTTTGCTCTCCATTCGGTCACTCTGGAAGGATCAGAGCTTTGCAAAAATTGTTCATGTGACTCCCAGATGAGGTCTGTTTTCTAGAAGGGATGTGCTACAAAAGCAGTTGAGAGTGaaaggcactttttttttctttgaaattgttGCCTTTAATGATTTCACTAATTCATCCATTTTCGTGGGCCTTACttgcttattaaaaataaaagatctatGCTGAAGCCCTGGAGGGTCAGACAGAGTTAACTCCCCTTTGAGAACACCTGAAGcatcagaatatattttaaaaaggtggCTTCTGGAGTCTGGTTTCCTTTAATTACCTGTATCGGGTGAGTGACAAGACATGGTCTAGACACACACGGCGCCCAGTGCTGCCACCCTGGTGCCCACGGGCGAGCTGTgcggggagggagtgggggcctCCTCTGGTGTGAGCCGGGGCCGCCA includes these proteins:
- the ALKBH2 gene encoding DNA oxidative demethylase ALKBH2, which codes for MDRFLVKGAVGGLKRRMEQEQIGGGPAGLAEEEGNSKKKPRRAAPGNGVDLAGLNWRHIRAEGLDCDYIVLFGKAEADEIFQELEKEVEYFTGALARVQVFGKWHSVPRKQATYGDTGLTYTFSGLTLSPKPWIPVLERVRDRVSLVTGQTFNFVLINRYKDGQDHIGEHRDDERELAPGSPIASVSFGACRDFFFRHKDSRGKHPSRRLAVVRLQLAHGSLLMMNHPTNTHWYHSLPVRKKVLAPRVNLTFRKILPTTK